From the genome of Diabrotica virgifera virgifera chromosome 8, PGI_DIABVI_V3a:
tgattatgttattcaattttttatgtggaatttaatacgaaaaacccattcattcatgtccaaacaaatgagactgaccttttcctggtgaactgaaaatgtcctcacacaagaccctttcctgctatccttggctgcgatcaaacctcgtcctggcttccagtgatgttctcctttgaaaaactagctcgaatagctctcgttcctgcttttgtcgtgatgctctgttctacctttttcgaaactgctatcagctaccgggacactctgggctcaaggaggttcttttactctcgacctggcctacttctcgttccacgatagatactccacactcacggaactacaccggctttctcactcctcgaacactaccgtctactactcgacttcacttctcgacagctcaaaacattctgatctcactttctcatccattcccctactttctaaatatcccttccagattcacaaatcaatcttccaccaccaactctcattcgtaatattcctcaaaaccaatttttaatctttctaaatatgcttaatggatttcaaaagaaaatatttaattcccattctaaaatactttctaactatttacaaattttaatgacctattctctctttcaaatgagtcttatttagcataggctaatgatcgaaaccttccgcgaaaaacgataatgaactatcaactatttcactgagttttatttagcataggctaatgatcgaccttccgagaagaacgataatggtacgcgtcattcactttgtttatcttaagcacattgttccgagtttcgtacgcttattctaatcacttcttaaaattaaatataacaatttgttgtatacaggttgttctaaatttatatgcccgtggttgagaaaattgaaaatattttatattaaattgaattttgtttataattatttattgtttataattattttcatatcaaatagaataAAACAATATATAAGCTTAGCAAATCCATAAATTCCAAGGACATTATAGGTAGGTACTTGGTTTGCTTACAAATCAAAATGTTTGGTTAGTTTCCTATTCAGCGGAGTTACGGGTTTTGTTACTTACCAACGTACTGTTAAAGTACCACGTATCTGTTAAAGTAATTCAACGTAACTCCGTAACTAAATCTGGAAAACTCCAATAAAGAATTGTATTATGTATATTTATACAAAGAAAAGATTCTACTGATATTAGAATTATatttatattggtgtttttaaaaatataaagtcAGTAAGTCCTACTTTTTcaagtttatttagttttttgttgCTCCTTTAAAAGCAGGATTATGTGAGTTACCTGGTTTATTAATTAGGCCGTCGATAAGCTGTCTtccattttacaaaaagtttagtaaaatccTTTATGAAAGATATATATCTATTATAAAATCCCTTAAAGGGCTATATCACAGAACGTTTTAGAACTAAAATGttcatcatcagtgctgttaACTAGCAGGTTTATaacatgctgagccaccaaaatatgCGCGTAAGGAAaccttaacacgttgacggacagaacatctatagacgtctaatttccattgatggaatgtgacacaacgtctatagacgtggCATTTTTCCCTATTGTACtatgcaaaatacatatagtgccACAagacttgcttatacatttgacgcactgtccgtcaaagTGTTAAGGGCCTCGATATACAAAGAAGGTAATAACAGGGTCAATGCTCCCATCCAACTGCccattattacccctggttttattccaggtactcattttattcaaaCTGAGTCGACCTGGGAAATGTATACATTTTTAGGAATGactagatcaggggtgggcaaatacttttaagcgcgggtcAAAATGAAATTtccaaaatgtctcccgggccggaggactataacGCGTAAGTAGGCACACTTCCCGCGAATTTTTTGGTGGAGTTTTCTCCCTGTTCAAGAAGTTTTTTTGACAAATATACTATCATTACTAGTAtgattttaaagcatttggacaaagaaatttgactgttaataatagataatagtaataataaattattgtcTTACTTGGGTGTACATGCAAACAATAATTTATGCCCGCTAAAATATATtacataatttttaaagaaatatgatccgttatattatattatattaagtCATAATAAATCCagataaaaaagaagatatttaacaAGTGGGCAAAATGAAAACTCTTTTCTAGTCTGGATTACGAAAGATttaaatccgaaatcagaaattcgatcaagtaGAGAGCAATCAAGATTAGCCTTTTTGAAGATGTAACCAAAGAGTAACcttgagtaaccaaagactcgaTCTGCAAATCCGTTATCGGATGGTAAAAtcttatatccactctattcttctttatagtgccgaagcttggactgttaatgtggacttaatgagaaagctggaagcttttgcgACGTGgttttttaggagaattttgaaaataccacgGGCCGATCATATTATGAACTATATTATAGTGTTGTACAGAATAGGAAGAGATAGAGAatttttgaccaccattaaaaggagaaaggcAGCATATTGGGGACatatacttaaaaatgattagtacgagttgttgcagctgattatgaGAGATAGAATAGAAGGAGAAACCGGTCCGGGTAGTCGATAAATAATATCCTGATTAAAAAAGAGCAGAAGCGACAGCTGACGCTTTTAAGAAcagcagaagatagagacgaattcgcaatggttatagccaaccttcgttagtggagtcggcactaaaagaagaagaatattaaaatAATGGTCATTAAATAAGTCAGTTAATGAAAGATTTTATTTTGCTATTTCTTTATAGCTTAACGATTTCtacaaattaatttaaaatgatGTTATACGCACACTAATACTAAGagaataacaaaaattgcctGTTGGAATGTTCAATGGGCCGGATATAATAAacaaaagggccggatccggcccgcgggaCTGCTTTTACCCACCCCTCGTCTAGATTTTCTCCGACGCTGGGTTTTCATCCCCGGCCTTAtgcgtggaagtcagacatcctACTGCCTAAGCTACTCGGCCCAATTCCCAACTAAAATGTTTTGTATGTTActttttttaagtataatttgaATGATATTTAATCGATTTGTTGATGATGATTGTTTGATTTAATACCTATTcctatttgttttttgtctaaTTTGTTAAAATTGTTTGTTTAATACCATAatctaaaatattatttactattttagcaTCAGCGAGAACGATCAGCAATAAATGGGAGTCCGGGAATAATCAAGATGATCTACCAACTTCTATAGTAACTAATCCACCTGATCCAGCGACTGATTCTTCATCTGTTTCACCTTCGGATTCTCCACCTGAGCCAGTAACAGATTCATCATCTACTGCACCTACAGATTCTCCACCTGACCCAGCTACTAATCAATCATCTACTGCACCTACAGATTCTCCACCTGCGCCAGTAACAGATTCATCATCTACTGCACCTACAGATTCTCCACCTGACCCAGCAACTGATTCCGCATCTACTGCACCTACAGATTCTCCACCTGAGCCAGTAACTGATTCATCATCTACTGCACCTACAGATTCTCCACCTGACCCAGCAACTGATCCATCATCCACTGCACCTACTGATTCTCCACCTGAGCCAGTAACAGATTCATCATCTACTGCACCTACAGATTCTCCACCTGACCCAGCTACTGATTCATCATCTACTGCACCTACAGATTCTTCACCTGAGCCAGTAACTGATTCATCATCTACTGCACCTACAGATTCTCCACCTGACCCAGCAACTGATCCATCATCTACTGCACCTACAGATTCTACATCTGAGCCAGTAACAGATTCATCATCTACTGCACCTACAGATTCTCCACCTGACCCAGCAACTGATTCATCATCTACAGCACCTACAAATTCTCCACCTGAGCCAGTAACAGATTCATCATCTACTGCACCTACAGATTCTCCACCTGGCCCAGCTACTGATTCATCATCTACTGCACCTACAGATTCTTCACCTGAGCCAGTAACTGATTCATCATCTACTGCACCTACAGATTCTCCACCTGACCCAGCAACTGATCCATCATCTACTGCACCTACAGATTCTACATCTGAGCCAGTAACAGATTCATCATCTACTGCACCTACAGATTCTCCACCTGACCCAGCAACTGATTCATCATCTACAGCACCTACAAATTCTCCACCTGAGCCAGTAACAGATTCATCATCTACTGCACCTACAGATTCTCCACCTGGCCCAGCTACTGATTCATCATCTACTGCACCTACAGATTCTTCACCTGAGCCAGTAACTGATTCATCATCTACTGCACCTACAGATTCTCCACCTGACCCAGCAACTGATTCATCATCTACAGCACCTACAGATTCTCCACCTGAGCCAGTAACAGATTCATCATCTACTGCACCTACAGATTCTCCACCTGAGCCAGTAACAGACTCATCATCTACTGCACCTACAGATTCTCCACCTGAGCCAGTAACAGATTCATCATCTACTGCACCTACAGATTCTCCACCTGAGCCAGTAACAGATTCATCATCTACTGCGCCTACAGATTCTCCACCTGATCCAGTAACAGATTCATCATCTACTGCACCTACAGATTCTCCACCTGACCCAGCAACTGATCCATCATCTACTGCACCTACAGATACTCCACCTGAGCCAGTAACAGATTCATCATCTACTGCACCTACATATTCTCCACCTGAGCCAATAACAGATTCATCATCTACTGCACCTACAGATTCTCCACCTGAGCCAGTAACAGATTCATCATCTACAGCACCTACAGATTCTCCACCTGAGCCAGTAACAGATTCATCATCTACTGCACCTACCGATTCTCCACCTGACCCAGCAACTGATCCATCATCTACTGCACCTACAGATTCTCCACCAGAGCCAGTAACAGATTCATCATCTACTGCACCTACAGATTCTCCACCTGACCCAGCAACTGATTCATCATCTACAGCACCTACAGATTCTCCACCTGAGCCAGTAACATATTCATCATCTACTGCACCTACAGATTCTCCACCTGAGCCAGTAACAGATTCATCATCTACTGCACCTACAGATTCTCCACCTGAGCCAGTAACAGATTCATCATCTACTGCACCTACAGATTCTCCACCTAAGCCAGTAACAGATTCATCATCTACTGCTCCTACAGATTCTCCACCTGAGCCAGTAACTGATTCATCATCTACTGCACCTACAGATTCTCCACCTGAGCCAGTTACAGATTCATCACCTACTGCACCTACAGATTCTCCACCTGACCCAGCAACTGATTCATCATCTACTGCACCTACAGATTCTCCACCTGAGCCAGTAACAGATTCATCACCTACTGCACCTACAGATTCTCCACCTGACCCAGCAACTGATTCATCATCTACTGCACCTACAGATTCTCCACCTGACCCAGCAACTGATTCATCATCTACTGCACCTACAGATTCTCCACCTGAGCCAGTAACTGATTCATCATCTGTTTCACCTACAGATTCTCCACCTGAGCCAGCAACGGATTCATCATCTGCTTCACCTACAGATTATCCATCTGACTCAACAACTGCTTCCTCTGGTTCATCAACAGATTTATCAAGTGACTCAACTGGTGCAACACCTGAGTCAACTACGAAAGGTTCAGCTGCAAGTTTATTTGCAGGCACGAATTATTTGATGGCTACATTTGTTATTGTGATTATAAATTACTTCTTAATCTAAGTTAgatcaattttaaatatttttgtatctATGCACGATTGTAAATAAATATGGCTGTAAAGTGCATTcgaataaaattttaatttttgtagtattaattttgtaaataaaatattatttttatataaagaaATTAAGTTGATAATAATTGTTGGAATCGATCAATATTAAATAAACACTTAACAcgtatattaaacaaaaattaggTGCGAATATGGATTTGGGGCTGACGATAGCGGACCTGCAAGAAATGCACTGCAGGCGGGTGCCCATGCCTTTCTGCtgatagaccggtctagttagactcaaaaataggagtgaggctacaataattaccatcaagctgaaaattggcaggattgttcaaaataccatcataaattaaatctaaaaagtcctcataaatccgacccctgctaaaaaatttacgcggggtcaaaggtcaccaaatatggtttttagcgattttcagcgaaacggtaagttttatcgtaaaattagttctaacaaaaaatgtagattagataattatctataaaaaatatcttaatagtttttttcctaagagtcactgtttttgagatacaacgattcaaagagttgacagacttctaatcgtcataataatatatgtattagtacaccaggtgTATACATCattgaagctgtaatacaagtaaacataatattctacggtcaacttaacttatattacacataataatataagattataaatatgataatgtttctactatacagcttgcggtctaccgagggatgcaatccataagctgtattatattacagtgccaacaaaaaaaatctttacaaagtgaatgtaacgcgaaaataataagaattatttgaattttacggcttaatcccaacaaaaatacacaacaaaatacaacacatgacaaagtattaacttataataattctttttatttatgcgccttagttcaatttgtaaagatgggttttgtcggaataaacacgttcgtcggctaatctaatcaccctacctattcttttctcagaagggtttgaacataataatgaaagacaactttctaggcataatgtttattgctaagtactaataaatacttatgcaaattacaccgtaattttcctgggtggcgaaatccttcaggtagatgacaccctcgagaTATTAActagtcttgagtactactccggagtgaaaatacgtgttaaaatatattttttatcgtgtatttcgtgttattttcattgttataacaaaaatgtcagaatattgttttatttgcgctAAAATTTTAACTGAAGGTGAAATTGTTACCGTTGAACGTGGTATAAAAACATTAATCAATGCAAGTACTGAAAGAGCTGATGGATTTTTAGAATTTCTTAAACAGCAGAAATCTGTGACCATACATGTGGAGTGTCGTAAAAGTTATACTCGAAATTGTTCTATTGCTGCAGCTATTAAAAGACAATATGAAAAACAAGAAGCCAGTACATCGACCAAAAGTCCTCCTCTTACTAGAGCACGTGTAAGTGAACcagctttttgttttaaaaaacaatGCTTATTTTGCGGCCAGGAATGTAATGAAGAGCGTGAAAAAAAAATGGCCATCTCTgctctctctatgtatggagcgcctaagaaaactacgtgcttagataagtttcgatatgcatgtttttttaaaagtactcgaaacaaaaaacaagtgcagttatcttgtcttcctccaacctcagcggctgctcatcaacatctttttcgggtatattaccaagttcaagtgtggcttggttatcagctagatccaaaagactggggatggaaattagtcgacagttcattagaaccaattcaaactttactcccccctgcgccggaaaaactcctgaacacaattttttgcaactgtaaaaagggatgtagcgctaaatgtggttgcaaaaaagttggactgttttgtccggtagcatgcactaattgtcaaaaccggtcgtgctccaatgttgaatcaccaacaattgaggattcatttgattctatcgaggagccatggcGATGTGTTATTTTTGgaacaatttacttgcacccaggatgaacaagaagaagaagaagaagaagaagaagaactagaagatgaagaagaggaagaagaacaatgagaagaagaacaagggaagcagaagtattagaaaattatgaaccagtttgataaatttccctttttttaatttataccgctttatataaagtttaatcatttttaacccttgccaatatcaattattaaatagctttaaattaaacagaatcataacagatccgtggaataggcatactggggaaaccacgttaaaaaaacgcgctaagtacactacctcaaaggtggtgtggaaacgtgtgcgcatattatgacgattaccactttttgaatcgttatatctcaaaaacggtggctcccatgaaaaaaagtaataaggcattttttatagataattatctaatctacattttttgttagcactaattttatcataaaacttaccgtttcgctgaaaatcgctaaaaaccatatttggtgacctttgaccccgcgtaaaatttttagcaggggtcggatttatgaggactttttagatttaatttatgatggtatttttaacaatcctgccaattttcggcttgatggtaatttttgtagcctcggatgcgtaagttgaccggagtatgaTGTTATACAAAATGCTAACTTAAAAAAATCCGAAAGGAGTCTATGCTACTTTTGCAGGCGGGTACCTTATACCTTAGCGCCGAAACTGTATGGACTgacagttatttttttttaattgtcattTTTAACCTGTCATTTGTTAAATTTAATAACTTGCCGATATTGTGtgcattactttttttttattttagcttaACGTGTCTCGACAACATAGGTCACTGACACAGGTACAATTTTACTACATTACATTACAATAAAAGGAAAATTACATCTCAATACAATTACATTACAATAGatagaaaaacattttaaatacaTAATCAAAATTTCTAAACTATAATATATGTATCTTTTTCTAGATTTCGTGGTATAGCCTGGTGTCATAAAGGTAGTCAATAATGAGTTGAAATTGATCTACCGAACTGAGAATATTTTGTAGGTTAAGATTCAAATTATGCTTTTTTCTATTATTGTAGAAATAGGGACAGTCTATGCAAATATGTTTAACAGATAGAGTGTTACCACAGTGTGTACATGTAGGTGGATCTTGGGAAGTCATCAAATATTTATGAGTCAACCTTGTATGGGCTATTCTAAGTCGTcgaattaaaattttgtttttccgtGTCATGGAAGGAAACTCAAGTTTTTTTATAGATGGATCACGAAGCTTGGAAGGAATTTTGTTTCAGTAATCTTGCCAAGATATTAGGATAGTATTTTTAAAAAACGACTGTAGATCCGTATGTAATTGTAAGTTTTCAGTTTCCTCATTAGAAGAAGAGACTTGTTTAGCAAAGTGGTCGGCGAGTTCGTTACCAGGGATTCCCACATGAGACGGAATCCAGATCATGGTTATGGATACTCCCAGTGAGATTAGACTATCGAAAGAGTTTTGGATAGCTTGGACCAACGGATGTACGGTATACATACTTTTTAGAGAATGGATAGACGCTGAAGAGTCGGTACATATTGCTACTTTTTTACGTCCTGGAGATAGCGAGTTTGCGGCTTGGAGGATAGAGAATAATTCAGCTGTATGTATGCAACAAAAGAGCGGAAGATTGCAGGATTTGATTAGATCTGTGTTTGAGGTTACCGCACATCCAAGAGCTATTGGGCTCTTAGAAGCATCTGTATATAGAATTTGGTCGAATTTATTGTTAGCAATTAATTCGTTAAAGGTATGTCTTAGAATTTGTGGATTGGTTTGATGCTTATCATAATTAGTTAACGTGAGATTAAAATTTGCTATCGATTTACTCCAGGGAGAGACATATTGTGGCAAAGATTGAAGTTTAATTGTAGAAGCAGAGTTTAAAAGGTCAGTTTTTAATAACTTATGGGCGGGATTTTCAGTATTAGCAGATATTCGAGACGAATATTTCAAAAGGAGTTGCCGTCGACGCACATAGGGGTATTTTGCCAATCTAGGCGGTCATAATTATTTCTTTCGATTTTATTATTCTAAAATGATTTCCTAATTGAATTAAGCTATAGAGAGTGTTTTACAACATATATATAAGTAGAATATGAGTCACTAAAACGAGACAGACGCACTGCGCATGCGCCGGTACAGTCCCAGACAATGTCGGTAAGCATTGGATCTGCATTACCGGCCAACACGTAACTTAGCATGGTTCAGAACCTTTTAGTCAAGACCGAAACCATAGCTGACTTTATGACGTCATATATGACGTTATGACGTCACACTACTTTGTACttccttttttaatttttattagccGCGCAGTCccggaatatattaaaaaatagtaGGTTCTAGGTTCTGAACCATGCTAAGTTACGTGTTGGCCGGTAATGCAGATCTAATGCTTACCGACATTGTCTGGGACTGTGCCGGCGCATGCGCAGTGCGTCTGTCTCGTTTTAGTGACCCATATTCtactacatatacagggtgtttggtaaagaatgggccatagcttaacctcaggttcctgaggttaaaatagaccgatttaagctaactcaccttagtacaaagtttataataaccgagatacagggtgtcaaagttaaactttttttttatttattattgaatatttcctgacaggaatgagataacaacatgaaatttggtatataggggttttttgggtcgagaaaactaaattccttaccaaaaattatgtattgcccagagggcgccacatacgcctttcagcactaatttattacgttcaattttttttatccctcactctgtataattttgacattaaaatttttattctcctattagttttacttaaaaaaggtatacttttttcatctccctaaactcaaccgttttcgagataaacgcattttaaatctgcgatacaccatcatttttagcataatagcattgtagttacacccgaaaaataacttaaaaccataataattatgccaattctcaaatttatgtcattgcatcgcaaattcaaTTTGAaggaatttgcgatacatttttggataattttatggttttaagttatctTAACGTTATCTCACGTAAACGTAAtctaaatttttaatataaatatgtgtAATTTCCTTGTTTCATGATTTTTTGCCCATAAGTCAAGAAAGTGCGAATATGGGCGGCTGATTTGATAATTATTATGATGTACAAATTCATatcttccaattaaaaaaaatacaacaaccGGATCTCACCCTAAAGTATAACAAAAACCTTTTGATGTGTTAAAATGTGGTCgaaactttaaaatatttaaacccCGTTTTCaaacatccaaaatattattaatacatcAACAAATAAAACAATAAGTACATGAAAAGTAGGTGTTCTTCCCCGCTTGTTCTAGATccataactgtatttttttaacaacaaacacttgatatttttttttattacttgcACTTGCACTTGCACCAAACAGCTGAGAAAGATACATACACCTGTAGCGACAAGGTCAAACTCCGACTAAAGCTACGGCACTGGTGCAACTTATTACACAACGGAAAAGGTCGCCTTGTGTTCTCTATTTATTTAACTTCACGAGTATCCGGTTTTTTTCTACCGCTTTGAGTTTTGAAAAATGGACTTTTGACCGGCTAGATCGTTTAAATACCCCTATGTGCGACGTAACCAGAGGGGAAGTTCATTAGCTTCTCTATATAAACTCTCTGCTGGGCTCGACCTGAAAGCTCCAAGGCAAATTCGAAGTGCAGTGTTAtgtacagaattaagaagttttAAATCAGATGGACTAGCTGACATATAAATAAAACTACAGTAGTCTATTTTAGAACGAATAAAACATCTATAAATCTTAAGAAGGGAGTCTTCATCTGCGCCCCAATGATGATTGGACAGAGTTTTTAGTATATTTAGATAAGTCAtgtgaatatttttaaaaatatcgatgttATATTATATTAGCTGCTTTTATGAGGCTATTAACCGTTTTGGTCTTCGAATTCCTGGTTCAAATAAACACAGTATAGGTGGGCAAGCAaactaaggccgatgccacattatgcgttttgaccggatgcgtttccgccgcatccggtgaaaacgcatagtgtgacagatcggtccggttgcgttggaaacggatgcgttttgagtcatcggtacgcgcttacaaactgcaccagactaaacgcatagtgtgacaggtcgatccggttgcgttggaaacggatgcgttttcaacgcatccggtcaaaacgcataatgtggcatcggcctaagagagtcattaatattcagggccggatttaaggggtggcaggctgggcagcttcccggggcccccacattccGGGGGCCCCCAAAGCctcaaacgcaaaaaatattAGCAAATTGTTCacatataattatttttgttttatacaaACACTTGTGCCGTctactctctaaatttagttgcaaaagctgCAGCTGAGTGTTGTTCTGCTGCTACAGCATTATCTGATTTCTTAGAGGAACTATCTATATGtattttcacttcctctacatatagatcCAACTTGTTAATCAAATGTTTAAAAGCTCCTTTAAGCGACAGCAACGCAGAGCGTGgagaaatattattgttcctaaaagagtaaatactactagatggttaTCCAGAAGTGATACCGCAAAAGCACTAGTTATAGATTATAATCATACTAAAGTAGACttatccaaaatttcagaagcaacaatttaaaactccTAGCGATACAAATTgtttgtataatcgaatgtgCTTACTGTaaacaggaatatttgcaatattttggaatgaaatcttagagaAAACAAACATTTCAAGtcgtattctccaagatccaaatattgccGTTAAATTAGGAGTGgcagcacttagatcacttaaagAATTTATACAGTcaagacctggcaatttcaaaaCATATGAGATGCGAGGCGCGATGGTAAGCAGAAGTCAATACTATTCGGCACATAGAAATTGACTATGGAATATTCGACTGACTCCACTGGATTATGAAACATTTTATGAGACTGAAATGACATCATAGAAATTTAGGACTCAGAATTTTATCGCTATTATAGATCACCTCATTACCTCTTTAAGTCAGAGGCTTTCTGCATATAAAtacattcattccaattttggatttttatatCATTTAGATATATTTTGGTCATGCATATATGTacaatattttggccatgttatgcgacacccagagagatataatatacttcatttaataatacaaggcaaggtagacggaagaaaggggcaggtcgaagaagaacgtcatggcttaaaaacctgagagaatggtttaacagatgcTCTatatcccttttccgagctgccgtgaacaaaattactatagccaatgcTCGATAATcaagcacggcacatgaagaagaagacatcatTTAGCTTCAGAGCTATCAAAGCTTAGGTACTGACATCtgtagcaatgatttagatgaaatCCTAGGTGTCGAACTAATACAATTTAAATGTACCGATTGTTAGAAGAAAATAATGTGAATGATGCGtttccaaatgttgaggtgaTACTTCGTTTATATTTCTGATA
Proteins encoded in this window:
- the LOC114336647 gene encoding mucin-4 isoform X32, whose product is MKLTGVCFLIVAFCAINALASPSDPDDPSPDEQTNAPSVSTSDSPPDTVTDSSSTAPTDSTPDPATDSSSTAPTDSPPNPATDSSSTAPTDSTPDPATDSSSTAPTDSPPDPATDPSSTAPTDSTSEPVTDSSSTAPTDSPPDPATDSSSTAPTNSPPEPVTDSSSTAPTDSPPGPATDSSSTAPTDSSPEPVTDSSSTAPTDSPPDPATDPSSTAPTDSTSEPVTDSSSTAPTDSPPDPATDSSSTAPTNSPPEPVTDSSSTAPTDSPPGPATDSSSTAPTDSSPEPVTDSSSTAPTDSPPDPATDSSSTAPTDSPPEPVTDSSSTAPTDSPPEPVTDSSSTAPTDSPPEPVTDSSSTAPTDSPPEPVTDSSSTAPTDSPPDPVTDSSSTAPTDSPPDPATDPSSTAPTDTPPEPVTDSSSTAPTYSPPEPITDSSSTAPTDSPPEPVTDSSSTAPTDSPPEPVTDSSSTAPTDSPPDPATDPSSTAPTDSPPEPVTDSSSTAPTDSPPDPATDSSSTAPTDSPPEPVTYSSSTAPTDSPPEPVTDSSSTAPTDSPPEPVTDSSSTAPTDSPPKPVTDSSSTAPTDSPPEPVTDSSSTAPTDSPPDPATDSSSTAPTDSPPEPVTDSSPTAPTDSPPDPATDSSSTAPTDSPPDPATDSSSTAPTDSPPEPVTDSSSVSPTDSPPEPATDSSSASPTDYPSDSTTASSGSSTDLSSDSTGATPESTTKGSAASLFAGTNYLMATFVIVIINYFLI
- the LOC114336647 gene encoding mucin-4 isoform X44, whose translation is MKLTGVCFLIVAFCAINALASPSDPDDPSPDEQTNAPSVSTSDSPPDTVTDSSSTAPTDSTPDPATDSSSTAPTDSPPNPATDSSSTAPTDSPPDPATDPSSTAPTDSPPDPATDSSSTAPTNSPPEPVTDSSSTAPTDSPPGPATDSSSTAPTDSSPEPVTDSSSTAPTDSPPDPATDPSSTAPTDSTSEPVTDSSSTAPTDSPPDPATDSSSTAPTNSPPEPVTDSSSTAPTDSPPGPATDSSSTAPTDSSPEPVTDSSSTAPTDSPPDPATDSSSTAPTDSPPEPVTDSSSTAPTDSPPEPVTDSSSTAPTDSPPEPVTDSSSTAPTDSPPEPVTDSSSTAPTDSPPDPVTDSSSTAPTDSPPDPATDPSSTAPTDTPPEPVTDSSSTAPTYSPPEPITDSSSTAPTDSPPEPVTDSSSTAPTDSPPEPVTDSSSTAPTDSPPDPATDPSSTAPTDSPPEPVTDSSSTAPTDSPPDPATDSSSTAPTDSPPEPVTYSSSTAPTDSPPEPVTDSSSTAPTDSPPEPVTDSSSTAPTDSPPKPVTDSSSTAPTDSPPEPVTDSSSTAPTDSPPDPATDSSSTAPTDSPPEPVTDSSPTAPTDSPPDPATDSSSTAPTDSPPDPATDSSSTAPTDSPPEPVTDSSSVSPTDSPPEPATDSSSASPTDYPSDSTTASSGSSTDLSSDSTGATPESTTKGSAASLFAGTNYLMATFVIVIINYFLI
- the LOC114336647 gene encoding mucin-4 isoform X29; this encodes MKLTGVCFLIVAFCAINALASPSDPDDPSPDEQTNAPSVSTSDSPPDTVTDSSSTAPTDSTPDPATDSSSTAPTDSPPNPATDSSSTAPTDSSPDPATDSSSTAPTDSTPDPATDSSSTAPTDSPPDPATDPSSTAPTDSPPDPATDSSSTAPTNSPPEPVTDSSSTAPTDSPPGPATDSSSTAPTDSSPEPVTDSSSTAPTDSPPDPATDPSSTAPTDSTSEPVTDSSSTAPTDSPPDPATDSSSTAPTNSPPEPVTDSSSTAPTDSPPGPATDSSSTAPTDSSPEPVTDSSSTAPTDSPPDPATDSSSTAPTDSPPEPVTDSSSTAPTDSPPEPVTDSSSTAPTDSPPEPVTDSSSTAPTDSPPEPVTDSSSTAPTDSPPDPVTDSSSTAPTDSPPDPATDPSSTAPTDTPPEPVTDSSSTAPTYSPPEPITDSSSTAPTDSPPEPVTDSSSTAPTDSPPEPVTDSSSTAPTDSPPDPATDPSSTAPTDSPPEPVTDSSSTAPTDSPPDPATDSSSTAPTDSPPEPVTYSSSTAPTDSPPEPVTDSSSTAPTDSPPEPVTDSSSTAPTDSPPKPVTDSSSTAPTDSPPEPVTDSSSTAPTDSPPDPATDSSSTAPTDSPPEPVTDSSPTAPTDSPPDPATDSSSTAPTDSPPDPATDSSSTAPTDSPPEPVTDSSSVSPTDSPPEPATDSSSASPTDYPSDSTTASSGSSTDLSSDSTGATPESTTKGSAASLFAGTNYLMATFVIVIINYFLI